GGTACGTGCCATGAGCGAAATAGTAGGATCGACCTCTATTTTAATTGCTGCAGAATATTTGAGCAATGTAACAGGTGGTAAGGGATTAATGTTAGGAGGCTTTACTGGTGTTCCACCAACAGAAATCGTTATTTTGGGTGCTGGAACAGTAGGCGAATATGCTGCGCGAACAGCTTTGGCACTGGGTGCCGAGGTTAAAGTTTTCGATAGTTCTATTTACCGCTTACGTCGCTTGCAGAATAATTTGGGCAGTAGGGTGTTTACCTCGGTAATGCAACCTATTGTTTTAAATAAAGCCATTGTAACTTGCGATGTCGTAATAGGCGCTATTAGGGCTACCCACGGGCGTAGCCCATGCATAGTAATGGAAGAAACGGTTGCCCGTATGAAACCACATTCGGTGGTAATTGATGTAAGCATTGATCAAGGGGGCTGTTTTGAAACTTCTGAGGTAACCAATCATACGAATCCCGTATTTAGAAAATACGATGTAATCCACTATTGTGTGCCAAATATTGCTTCGCGTGTGCCAAGAACAGCATCTTACGCTTTGACGAACATTTTTGCTCCAATTTTATTGGATATCGGTGAATTCGGAGGTTTAATGAATATGGTTTGGAATAATCCGGGCATTCGTGAAGCACTTTATATTTACCAGGGTAACTGTACCAATAAAGATCTGGCAGATATGTTTAATCTGCCATTTAAGGATCTTGAATTATTGGTCGTTTCGAATCAGTAAAACTTTGCAGTAACGAGACTATTGATAAACGAAAGAAATGTCATCCTGAGCTTGTCGAAGGACATTTTGTTGGTTATTTAAATGTAAAGGTCTTCGACAAGCTCAGACTGACAATCGTTTTGACTTATAGCAGTAATGACATATGCCAAATACCATTTTATATGAAATTCAATCTCTTTACGTTATTTTTCTTCCTCTCAGTCGTTGTTAGCGCCCAAAATAAACCCATTGCCGAAAAAAAACTGGTGGTGGTGGGTTCCTATAATCAATATCTGGCATCGGTAAAAACAGATCCGAATAACGAATTGGTTGAAATTAAAAAAGCCATTCCCAATATCAAATTAGATATCCGCTATGCTACCAATAATAATTTTATGCAGCAGGTGATGTATAAACAGGCAAGAGCTTTTGCCCGAAAGCCAGTAGTAGAATCGTTAAAAAAAATTCAAAAGGAATTAAATAAAAAAGGCTATGGTTTAAAAATATTTGATGGTTATCGGCCTTATGCTGTAACTGTTGAATTTTATAAAAAAGCCAGTGATAAAAATTTTGTAGCTAACCCATCGAAAGGGTCTAAGCATAACAGGGGCTGTGCGGTAGATTTAACCTTGATTGATCTGAAAACGGGCAAAGAAATAACAATGCCAACTCCTTACGATAGTTTTTTGGCTGCTGCTGCGGCGAAATACAAAAATGTATCGTCAGAGGCAAAAAAAAACCGCGATTTTCTGATCGCTATAATGGGTAAGTATCAGATGAATGTGCTAGAAAATGAATGGTGGCACTACGATTTCTCGGGGTGGAAAAAGTACGATTTAATGGATATTCCCTTCGAGAAGCTTTAGGGGTTTATTGGTTCATTCGTCAATAAGTCCATTGGGTGTGATGCATATCTTGATCATTAGTCATTGCAAAGAGCAAATCGTTGAGTTCAGGTTGTTGGTATAAATCATTCTAGTTTTTAGGAAATGAAGGGGCAGCATTTCATGGATGCTGTAGTCCTGCCATCCGCTTTACTTCGTTGCACTCGTGCTCGCTCCTGTCTGGTTTAGTTAACAACAGTTTGTTTTCAGTGCACCGACCTGAGTTAAATAAACCCGATTGTCGGGAAGAGCTTCCGATCCTTCATCGGAGCTCGAACCAAAAGCGGGGCTGAAAAAGCCAAATGCGCAGAACCAATCATTTCCTATTAGCCTGAGGCTAATTATTTTTATTAGGCTATATATCCGTAGTGTAAGATGTTGCCATCTGTTGATATTTAGTTTAACAATTGTCAGTTGGTAACACCTGACATTACAAACTACAAATGATGCGGCCTCCCGTATTGTTCCATTTTTACCCTGGCCTTATCTTCCTTTACTGATAGTTCAAAAATATAATCGTAATCATCATCAGTTAATTCATCTTTAGGCTTTTTGCCACCAAGGGCTTCAATAATCTCCAGCACGGTGTTAGAATGGCCCGCTACAATAACGGTTTTGCCGACATAATTGGTTTTAATACTATCTACAAGTGATTTGATGTCTTTATAATCAATCACCTTCGGAATCACCAATGAATCTAATGTTTGATGTGTTCTTTTTGTTGGAGTGGCAAAAGCAACATCAAACTTTACCTTTTTTAGGTAGGTTGCTAAATCTCCTGCACGGATTCTTCCTTCATCAGAAAGGTTGGGGTTGGTATCCTGTGGGTTCGATTTATCTTTCTCTGCATGTCTAACAATCCAAACACTAGTGGTTTGTGCAAAAACTATATTGGCAAAGAGTAGCGTTAACGAAAGTAATACGAACAGTTTTTTCATGTCATAAATATTCGAAAATTAATTGGATAAGAAAAGGTTAAAAATTTATAGCGGCGATTAATTTTTCAATATCTTCTTTTTCATGCCAGGCAGAAAGCACTATACGGTTTAAGGTTTCGTCGGTAGGATTCGGATAAGGAAAAGACGAAATCAGGACCTGCTTTTGTAAAAGATGTTGTGAGAAATTTACATCACCCAGCAGATAAACAGGAAAACCCCATTCGTATTTCCAGGAAAGATCTAATGCCGTTTCAAACATCAACATATTTTCCTTTAGTTTATTTAAAGCTTTGCTATATATTTCTTCTGCATGCATAAACGCATAAAGGCCAGCTGCAGTTGATGGGGAGGCACCAATAAAAGTATTTGTGTTTTTAAGCAGATGGATAATTTTATTTGAAGCCAAAACAATACCAGCATCTACGCCTAAGGCTTTTGCCATAGAAGCAAGCACCACATTTTCGATGTTTTCTTGTTTGGGAAGATTAATAATGGCTCCCATGCCATTGTTGTTTACGCCTATTCCATGCGAATCATCAACAACAAGGATTATATTTTTATCCCTGCTGATTTCTTTTACAAAGTCGAAATTATAAATTTCGGGTATAAGATTGTTCATCGAATTGCTGATCAAAACCCAGGTTTTTTCTTCGGATGCATTTATCCTTTCAATGGTTTCCCGTTCCCATGCTTTAAACGGTATTAAATTTCTGGTTTGATTTTCTGCTAGCCAGAGGGATGGATGTGCTGTAGGAGCATAAATTAC
The nucleotide sequence above comes from Pedobacter riviphilus. Encoded proteins:
- a CDS encoding alanine dehydrogenase; translation: MATGLREGMADIARQGLLQTQEAKLETRNKKNSLYIGIPKEISFQENRIALTPLSVALLVNNGHRVVLESGAGTGANFTDTEYAEQGAKITYNKKEVFEADILVKIAPPTLEEIDLMHKGQTLISSLQTGTLKQDYLKALMHKKINALCFENLRDEGNVLSVVRAMSEIVGSTSILIAAEYLSNVTGGKGLMLGGFTGVPPTEIVILGAGTVGEYAARTALALGAEVKVFDSSIYRLRRLQNNLGSRVFTSVMQPIVLNKAIVTCDVVIGAIRATHGRSPCIVMEETVARMKPHSVVIDVSIDQGGCFETSEVTNHTNPVFRKYDVIHYCVPNIASRVPRTASYALTNIFAPILLDIGEFGGLMNMVWNNPGIREALYIYQGNCTNKDLADMFNLPFKDLELLVVSNQ
- a CDS encoding M15 family metallopeptidase; this encodes MKFNLFTLFFFLSVVVSAQNKPIAEKKLVVVGSYNQYLASVKTDPNNELVEIKKAIPNIKLDIRYATNNNFMQQVMYKQARAFARKPVVESLKKIQKELNKKGYGLKIFDGYRPYAVTVEFYKKASDKNFVANPSKGSKHNRGCAVDLTLIDLKTGKEITMPTPYDSFLAAAAAKYKNVSSEAKKNRDFLIAIMGKYQMNVLENEWWHYDFSGWKKYDLMDIPFEKL
- a CDS encoding phosphoglycerate mutase family protein; protein product: MKKLFVLLSLTLLFANIVFAQTTSVWIVRHAEKDKSNPQDTNPNLSDEGRIRAGDLATYLKKVKFDVAFATPTKRTHQTLDSLVIPKVIDYKDIKSLVDSIKTNYVGKTVIVAGHSNTVLEIIEALGGKKPKDELTDDDYDYIFELSVKEDKARVKMEQYGRPHHL
- a CDS encoding aminotransferase class I/II-fold pyridoxal phosphate-dependent enzyme; the encoded protein is MKLNFKSIDQPFSNKINIEGSTYLYFGGTAYLGIPQDQDFINLYIEGIKKFGLNNGTSRTNNIQLGIYDDAEKVAAARYGAEAALITSSGYLAAQLTVKALDRLGKVIYAPTAHPSLWLAENQTRNLIPFKAWERETIERINASEEKTWVLISNSMNNLIPEIYNFDFVKEISRDKNIILVVDDSHGIGVNNNGMGAIINLPKQENIENVVLASMAKALGVDAGIVLASNKIIHLLKNTNTFIGASPSTAAGLYAFMHAEEIYSKALNKLKENMLMFETALDLSWKYEWGFPVYLLGDVNFSQHLLQKQVLISSFPYPNPTDETLNRIVLSAWHEKEDIEKLIAAINF